The following are encoded in a window of Solidesulfovibrio magneticus RS-1 genomic DNA:
- a CDS encoding glycosyltransferase family 2 protein codes for MPDMLSIIIPLYNEEDNIEPLYAKLDTVLGSLGHPYEVILVNDGSTDDTRARIDAVAARDERVRVVHLRRNFGQTPAMMAGIDAARGDILIPMDGDLQNDPADIPKLLAKLDEGFDVVSGWRKDRKDNPIKRNLPSRMANALISFISGVHLHDYGCSLKAYRRDIIKGVKLYGEMHRFIPIHAAWQGARVTEVSVTHHPRIHGASKYGIERTLKVILDLMTVKFLDKYAQKPMYLFGGFGLASIALSMLFFVFMLYCKIFLNKSFIETPLPLAVVMFMLIGIVAVFMGLIAEILMRTYHESQDKPTYIVDCTRNCKD; via the coding sequence ATGCCGGACATGCTTTCCATTATCATCCCGCTCTACAATGAAGAGGACAACATCGAGCCGCTTTACGCCAAGCTCGATACGGTCCTTGGCTCCCTGGGCCATCCCTACGAGGTCATTCTGGTCAACGACGGCTCCACCGACGACACGCGCGCCCGGATCGACGCCGTGGCCGCCCGGGACGAGCGCGTGCGCGTGGTGCACCTGCGCCGCAATTTCGGCCAGACCCCGGCCATGATGGCCGGCATCGACGCCGCTCGGGGCGACATCCTCATCCCCATGGACGGCGACCTGCAAAACGATCCGGCCGACATCCCCAAGCTTTTGGCCAAGCTCGACGAGGGCTTCGACGTGGTCTCGGGCTGGCGCAAGGACCGCAAGGACAATCCCATCAAGCGCAACCTGCCAAGCCGCATGGCCAACGCGCTCATTTCCTTTATTTCCGGCGTCCATCTCCACGATTACGGCTGTTCGCTCAAAGCCTATCGCCGCGACATCATCAAGGGCGTGAAGCTTTACGGCGAGATGCACCGCTTCATCCCCATCCACGCCGCCTGGCAGGGCGCGCGGGTGACGGAAGTGAGCGTCACCCACCATCCCCGCATCCATGGCGCGTCCAAGTACGGCATCGAACGTACCCTCAAGGTTATTCTTGACCTCATGACCGTGAAGTTTCTGGACAAGTACGCCCAAAAGCCCATGTACCTCTTTGGCGGATTCGGATTGGCCAGCATCGCGCTTTCCATGCTTTTTTTCGTGTTCATGCTCTACTGCAAGATCTTTTTGAACAAGAGCTTCATTGAAACGCCGTTGCCCCTGGCCGTGGTCATGTTCATGCTCATCGGCATCGTCGCCGTCTTCATGGGCCTTATCGCCGAGATCCTCATGCGCACCTACCACGAGTCCCAGGACAAGCCGACCTACATCGTGGACTGCACCCGAAACTGCAAGGACTAG
- a CDS encoding efflux RND transporter periplasmic adaptor subunit: MIRRAVLLAVGISIFAATVAFAQTPAAPAESPERSSFRPADISFSGKLYSPVKLSVFLPFNAKILTLSGQIGQHVKRGDVLASYEIPLETRMDEKTKLSPANIKELEHKLAVADKEIDRLSAKGRELEAMSQRNMTSQQAISMNAKEIEVVRKEKSAVLEQLSLARDLLTDRVELAEDHFGKGVGIGKVPKDGIIKAPVDGYVMWMNPELRAGVKLAKEAELFQVGLLNPMIIRAQVHEIEAQKLKEGVPAVVTFDSIPGKKFNASVSRIPWAPMPAALQQPSYYEIELTIPNPDAELKEGLKAQITIQPGK; this comes from the coding sequence ATGATACGTCGCGCCGTGCTGCTGGCGGTTGGGATATCGATCTTTGCCGCCACGGTCGCTTTTGCCCAGACTCCGGCCGCGCCGGCCGAAAGCCCGGAACGCTCCTCTTTCCGCCCGGCCGACATCTCCTTTTCCGGCAAGCTCTACAGCCCGGTCAAACTCTCGGTCTTTTTGCCGTTTAACGCCAAGATCCTGACCCTTTCCGGACAGATTGGGCAGCATGTCAAACGTGGCGACGTGCTGGCTTCCTACGAGATTCCCTTGGAAACGCGCATGGACGAGAAAACCAAGCTCTCGCCGGCCAACATCAAGGAACTCGAACACAAGTTGGCCGTGGCCGACAAAGAGATCGACCGCCTTTCCGCCAAGGGACGTGAGCTTGAGGCCATGAGTCAGCGTAACATGACCTCCCAGCAGGCCATTTCCATGAACGCCAAGGAAATCGAGGTGGTTCGCAAGGAGAAATCGGCCGTTTTGGAGCAGCTTTCCCTGGCCCGGGATCTCCTCACCGATCGGGTCGAGCTGGCCGAAGACCACTTCGGTAAGGGCGTGGGCATCGGCAAGGTGCCCAAGGACGGCATCATCAAGGCTCCAGTCGACGGCTACGTCATGTGGATGAACCCCGAGCTGCGCGCCGGAGTCAAGCTGGCCAAGGAAGCGGAACTGTTTCAGGTGGGCCTGCTCAATCCCATGATCATCCGGGCCCAGGTCCACGAAATCGAGGCCCAGAAGCTCAAGGAAGGCGTGCCCGCCGTGGTCACCTTCGACTCCATTCCGGGTAAGAAGTTCAACGCCTCGGTGTCGCGCATCCCCTGGGCGCCCATGCCGGCCGCCTTGCAGCAGCCTTCCTATTACGAGATCGAACTGACCATCCCCAACCCGGATGCCGAGCTCAAGGAAGGCCTCAAGGCTCAGATTACCATCCAGCCCGGCAAGTAG
- a CDS encoding TolC family protein, whose translation MALACLLGLCLAMPAMAAPGDRYTKDKTKGATTQPAPTPAPAPVAKAASQPAEPASDDPAPSFSKAAGALALGSTTLRSPADFDECVRVALAQSPLLTKSAIEIESKRLDVGDAYSQYIPTIVMSTTFYLRLPEYKNTAASTAYATALDNPSSDPTQNLYNTINASNAVYAGNSANRNRKKYDLSFSTGAWNPLLTAFDVQAKKEMANIAVLSHLKVIDGGLKRLGVTYLQLGMVETMIAMAKEKEELAQKNLEYVKTRAGLGQGAQLDVRIAETKINMARTEAEKMRTTKSVLLDEMKFIMGIPFVQKIELSLKDAPRQVLEDFNPAGVTDEKLKKHSFALRIHEYEKALQKKNIALSYIHFLPTFSFGFTSVSTLNNTSYKDDTSTLPFMYPNLTLNFPFDWWTKGRDVSRQYKKMTQLSVEGRNQEFTLMSTFQQALAKLRAATSEVKFAESSMELQKLTVQQAQFRFDSGQAEYDAIVKAMGDYLDSKQNMLVKQYDRDSAMLEVRSISGDFQDRYINATMIDSL comes from the coding sequence GTGGCCCTTGCCTGTCTTTTGGGGCTGTGCCTGGCCATGCCGGCCATGGCCGCTCCCGGTGACCGCTACACCAAGGACAAGACCAAGGGGGCGACGACCCAGCCCGCGCCGACGCCGGCTCCGGCTCCGGTCGCCAAGGCTGCTTCGCAGCCCGCCGAGCCTGCCTCCGACGATCCCGCGCCGAGTTTTTCCAAGGCTGCAGGGGCCCTGGCCCTGGGTTCCACCACCTTGCGTTCGCCCGCCGATTTCGACGAGTGCGTGCGCGTGGCCCTGGCCCAGTCGCCGCTTTTGACCAAAAGCGCCATCGAGATCGAATCCAAGCGCCTGGACGTGGGAGATGCCTACTCGCAGTACATCCCCACCATCGTCATGAGCACGACGTTCTATCTGCGTCTGCCGGAGTATAAAAACACCGCCGCGTCCACGGCTTATGCCACGGCCCTGGACAACCCCTCCAGCGACCCGACCCAGAACCTGTACAATACCATCAACGCTTCCAATGCGGTCTATGCCGGCAACTCGGCCAACCGCAACCGCAAGAAATACGATCTGAGCTTTTCCACCGGGGCCTGGAACCCGCTGTTGACCGCCTTTGACGTCCAGGCCAAGAAGGAAATGGCCAACATCGCCGTGCTGTCCCACCTTAAGGTCATCGACGGCGGCCTCAAGCGCCTGGGCGTCACCTACCTCCAGCTTGGCATGGTCGAGACCATGATCGCCATGGCCAAGGAAAAGGAAGAGCTGGCCCAGAAGAACCTGGAATACGTCAAGACCCGGGCCGGCCTGGGACAGGGCGCCCAGCTCGACGTGCGCATCGCCGAGACCAAGATCAACATGGCCCGCACCGAAGCCGAGAAGATGCGCACCACCAAATCGGTGCTGCTTGACGAAATGAAGTTCATCATGGGCATCCCCTTTGTCCAGAAGATCGAACTGTCCCTCAAGGACGCTCCCCGCCAGGTGCTGGAAGACTTCAACCCGGCCGGCGTCACCGACGAAAAGCTCAAAAAGCATTCTTTCGCCCTGCGTATCCACGAATACGAGAAGGCGCTCCAGAAAAAGAACATCGCCCTGTCCTACATCCATTTCCTGCCGACCTTCTCGTTTGGCTTCACTTCGGTGTCCACCCTCAACAACACGAGCTACAAGGACGACACGTCGACCCTGCCGTTCATGTATCCCAACCTGACGCTCAATTTCCCCTTCGACTGGTGGACCAAGGGACGCGACGTCAGCCGCCAGTACAAGAAGATGACCCAGCTGAGCGTGGAAGGCCGCAATCAGGAGTTTACCCTGATGAGCACCTTCCAGCAGGCCCTGGCCAAGCTGCGCGCCGCCACCTCGGAAGTGAAGTTCGCCGAATCGTCCATGGAGCTGCAAAAGCTCACCGTGCAACAGGCCCAGTTCCGGTTCGATTCCGGCCAGGCGGAATACGACGCCATCGTCAAGGCCATGGGCGATTATCTCGACAGCAAGCAGAACATGCTGGTCAAACAATACGACCGTGATTCCGCCATGCTGGAGGTTCGTTCCATTTCCGGCGACTTCCAGGATCGCTACATCAACGCGACCATGATCGACAGCCTCTAG
- a CDS encoding ABC transporter ATP-binding protein, with the protein MSNRYDINDDNALVIDINHLTKNYVTAAGQITVLKDVNLHVRRGEMVAVMGPSGSGKSTLLFVLGLFQPPSTGEYQVAGVDVLSLSRDQQAIFRREMLGFVFQTCDLLENSTVYENLELPLIYAGVPRRERPDRIREALSMVNLDHRVHQPSNRLSGGERQRVSIARALVNEPEFILADEPTGQLDRENSLRVLEYFTKITEEARTAMVVVTHDAMTAEHCTRKCVLTDGYLNG; encoded by the coding sequence ATGAGTAACCGCTACGACATCAACGACGACAACGCCCTTGTCATCGACATCAACCACCTGACGAAAAACTACGTCACGGCGGCCGGGCAGATCACCGTCTTAAAAGACGTCAATCTCCATGTGCGCCGGGGCGAGATGGTGGCGGTTATGGGACCTTCGGGCTCGGGCAAGTCCACGCTGCTGTTCGTGCTGGGACTGTTTCAACCGCCAAGCACCGGCGAATATCAAGTGGCCGGCGTGGACGTCCTGTCCCTTAGCCGCGACCAGCAGGCCATTTTTCGCCGGGAGATGCTCGGGTTCGTTTTTCAGACTTGTGACCTGCTCGAAAACTCCACGGTGTACGAAAACCTGGAGTTGCCGCTGATCTATGCTGGCGTGCCCCGTCGGGAGCGGCCAGACCGGATCCGCGAGGCCCTAAGTATGGTCAACCTTGACCACCGGGTCCACCAGCCGTCCAACCGGCTGTCCGGCGGCGAGCGCCAGCGCGTGTCCATCGCCCGGGCTCTGGTCAACGAGCCGGAATTTATTTTGGCCGACGAGCCCACCGGACAGCTTGACCGGGAAAACAGCCTCCGTGTACTGGAGTATTTTACAAAGATCACCGAAGAAGCGAGAACGGCCATGGTCGTGGTCACCCACGACGCCATGACTGCGGAACATTGCACGAGAAAATGCGTCCTGACGGACGGCTATCTAAACGGGTAA
- a CDS encoding ABC transporter permease: MAIGKRKKITVAELDSIRRRGAGPMRYYDLVRVSVREVMRKRRRYIGVLASIALGMAGFIVIITMGNDLKKNFNNDLDLLGGATIINVMFEPQNLERQEWFRDRTLEAIARIPGVLDITTVALKTSAVTTWHDRLFGFNLVGCEANYWKVFSFNAKAGRLFDQRDIEEGARVCVVGADLARQIFGSEDAGIGQTLSIDDNLYTVVGILGGVRAGDRALFVFLPITTAKARVVGISQPYSAYVRCATWDDVGSVAKAVPGVVKANQIDRGLRVNVAWEPLKQVQRIFWWVELFIYSSIVATMILGGFGIWNIMMATVTSRTREIGLKKAMGALDSDILYQFLFEALCVTLSSSVFGVILGRVGIEYMSRMLGSRPPEGLFVFCLLMGLGFAAILGVGAGLYPSIRASRMQVVDAMRYE; the protein is encoded by the coding sequence ATGGCCATAGGCAAACGTAAGAAAATCACCGTCGCCGAGCTTGACAGCATTCGTCGGCGCGGCGCTGGTCCCATGCGCTATTACGACCTCGTGCGCGTCAGCGTGCGCGAGGTCATGCGCAAGCGTCGTCGCTATATCGGCGTCCTTGCCTCCATTGCCCTGGGCATGGCGGGTTTCATCGTCATCATCACCATGGGCAACGACCTCAAAAAGAATTTCAACAACGATCTCGACCTGCTCGGCGGCGCGACCATCATCAACGTCATGTTCGAGCCCCAAAACCTTGAACGCCAGGAATGGTTCCGCGACCGCACCCTGGAGGCCATCGCCCGCATTCCGGGGGTGCTCGACATCACCACCGTGGCCCTCAAGACCAGTGCCGTGACCACCTGGCACGACCGGCTCTTCGGCTTCAATCTGGTCGGCTGCGAGGCCAACTACTGGAAGGTCTTCTCGTTTAACGCCAAGGCCGGCCGGCTGTTCGACCAGCGCGACATCGAGGAAGGGGCGCGGGTGTGCGTGGTCGGGGCCGATCTGGCCCGCCAGATTTTCGGCAGCGAGGACGCGGGCATCGGCCAGACGTTGTCCATTGACGACAACCTCTACACCGTGGTCGGCATCCTCGGCGGCGTGCGGGCCGGCGACCGGGCGCTTTTTGTCTTTTTGCCCATCACCACGGCCAAGGCCCGGGTGGTCGGCATCTCCCAGCCCTACAGCGCCTATGTGCGCTGCGCCACCTGGGACGACGTCGGCTCGGTGGCCAAGGCCGTGCCCGGCGTGGTCAAGGCCAACCAGATCGACCGGGGGCTGCGGGTCAACGTGGCCTGGGAGCCGCTCAAACAGGTGCAGCGCATTTTCTGGTGGGTGGAGCTTTTCATCTACAGCTCCATCGTCGCCACCATGATTCTCGGCGGATTCGGCATCTGGAACATCATGATGGCCACGGTCACCAGCCGGACCCGGGAAATCGGCCTGAAAAAGGCCATGGGCGCGCTGGATTCCGACATCCTCTACCAGTTCCTGTTCGAGGCCCTGTGCGTCACCCTGTCCTCGTCGGTCTTCGGCGTGATCCTTGGCCGCGTGGGCATCGAATACATGAGCCGGATGCTCGGTTCGCGTCCGCCCGAGGGGCTTTTCGTCTTCTGTCTGCTCATGGGCCTGGGATTCGCCGCGATTCTCGGCGTCGGCGCGGGCCTTTATCCCTCCATCCGGGCCAGCCGGATGCAGGTCGTGGACGCCATGCGCTATGAGTAA
- a CDS encoding aminotransferase class I/II-fold pyridoxal phosphate-dependent enzyme: protein MRLRQRCEHFNALHSQISAQGINPYFRPIAKTWGTEVEVGGKRLIMIGSNDYLGLSHDPRVMDASAQAVYHWGTGPGGSRFLSGNMVLHHHLEERLADFVGKRHVVVHVTGFSANLGALGVLITPADTVLCDRENHASIFEGVKNTKARLATFAHNDAAHALKRVEDAKAARPDGDVFLVTEGVFSMSGELAPLDEIAAIKDAHPDVVFYLDDAHGLGVFGRGGRGSADHFRITDKVDFIMGTFSKSMASIGGFIASDDEDMLRYLRYQSRTQIFSAALPAANTVAVLTCLDILAKEPERVDRLHEVTGRMRQAYRDIGLRIGNSSSPIIPIIIGSDEKAFFFSRALFEAGIFALPAVYPAVPRGQALIRTAYMSTHQDRQLDVVLSVLEKLAKEFRIRECDLDEEPQSAAGEENGDAPRGKLSYL from the coding sequence ATGAGACTGCGCCAACGCTGCGAGCACTTCAATGCCCTGCATTCCCAGATTTCGGCCCAGGGCATCAATCCGTATTTCCGCCCCATCGCCAAGACCTGGGGCACCGAGGTCGAGGTCGGCGGCAAGCGCCTCATCATGATCGGCTCCAACGACTACCTGGGCCTGAGCCACGACCCCCGGGTCATGGACGCCTCGGCCCAGGCCGTCTACCACTGGGGCACCGGCCCCGGCGGCTCGCGCTTTTTAAGCGGCAACATGGTGCTGCACCACCACCTCGAAGAGCGCTTGGCCGATTTCGTGGGCAAGCGCCATGTGGTGGTCCACGTCACCGGCTTTAGCGCCAACCTGGGCGCTTTGGGCGTGCTCATCACCCCGGCTGACACCGTGCTGTGCGACCGGGAAAACCATGCCAGCATCTTCGAGGGCGTCAAAAACACCAAGGCCCGTCTGGCCACCTTCGCCCACAACGACGCCGCCCACGCTTTGAAGCGCGTGGAGGACGCCAAGGCCGCCCGCCCCGACGGCGACGTGTTCCTCGTCACCGAGGGCGTGTTCAGCATGTCCGGCGAACTGGCTCCCCTGGACGAGATCGCGGCCATCAAGGACGCCCACCCCGACGTGGTCTTCTACCTCGACGACGCCCATGGCCTGGGCGTGTTCGGCCGGGGCGGACGCGGCAGCGCCGACCATTTCCGCATCACGGACAAGGTCGATTTCATCATGGGCACCTTCAGCAAGTCCATGGCCTCCATCGGCGGGTTCATCGCCTCCGACGACGAGGACATGCTGCGCTACCTGCGCTACCAGTCGCGCACCCAGATCTTTTCCGCCGCCCTGCCGGCCGCCAACACCGTGGCCGTGCTCACCTGTCTGGACATCCTGGCCAAGGAGCCCGAACGCGTGGACCGGCTCCACGAGGTCACGGGGCGCATGCGCCAGGCCTACCGTGACATCGGCCTGCGCATCGGCAACTCGTCCTCCCCCATCATTCCCATCATCATCGGCTCGGACGAAAAGGCCTTTTTCTTCTCCCGCGCCCTGTTCGAGGCCGGGATATTCGCCCTGCCGGCCGTGTATCCGGCCGTGCCGCGCGGCCAGGCGCTCATTCGCACCGCCTACATGAGCACCCACCAGGACCGCCAGCTCGACGTCGTGCTGTCCGTGCTGGAGAAGCTGGCCAAGGAATTCCGCATCCGGGAGTGCGATCTGGACGAGGAACCGCAGTCCGCCGCCGGTGAGGAAAACGGCGATGCGCCCCGGGGCAAGCTGTCCTACCTGTAG
- a CDS encoding ArnT family glycosyltransferase: MTHTSTPAGPVPAAPPAAPEAAGRRLDWGLAAVLVLAAFLLFYNLGQRPFWQDEAETACLAKNVLVHGLPYSFDGLNVVSQEEEREFDKVGGYLWRWSPWMQIYLQAAGFAVGGLDAAAGRVPFALAALVAVYWLYRLTRRHFGDRDLALLAAILLTTCVPFLLIGRQARYYAPGTLFVLWTLDAFLSDWQRKTLPLLAMFAGMALLFHANYLLFLSFAPTALAAAFLVYPEKFHWKRLGWLVAATIALVMVPGILLYRIGSQSGMFDVLLVPENLMLYFADLCMFCLPLPVSVYLVWRWRRFALRGERPADPAERFALFAAVLIVFSLLFLGLVPQRFFRYIAHLLPLCAFLLAFCVRRLWNFSRLSAVLLFFLLAATNWLAVYPMERLKIVNRPWQNDFRMLTSNNFPLKLFVTELVCGYPDVNAAIVGFFTANAKPGQTIVAEYGDLPLQFALSGVRVLGGLQGPVPEGVKPDWVLRRRVVRVNRDRFLFGTREFTDSLNFERDYERVPVPFPDETFGNRTDDPNHHYFIAVEPPQKDLEIWRRREGAS; the protein is encoded by the coding sequence ATGACGCATACCTCGACGCCCGCCGGGCCGGTCCCGGCCGCGCCGCCTGCCGCTCCCGAGGCGGCCGGCCGCCGTTTGGATTGGGGACTGGCCGCCGTGCTGGTCCTGGCCGCCTTTCTCCTATTTTACAACCTGGGCCAGCGCCCCTTCTGGCAGGACGAGGCCGAGACCGCCTGTCTGGCCAAAAACGTCCTGGTCCACGGCCTGCCCTATTCCTTTGACGGCCTAAACGTCGTCTCCCAGGAAGAGGAGCGGGAATTCGACAAGGTCGGGGGCTATCTCTGGCGCTGGTCGCCCTGGATGCAGATCTACCTGCAGGCCGCCGGCTTTGCCGTGGGCGGCTTGGACGCCGCCGCCGGCCGCGTGCCCTTCGCCTTGGCCGCCCTGGTCGCCGTCTACTGGCTGTATCGCCTCACGCGCCGCCACTTCGGCGACCGCGATCTGGCCCTTTTGGCCGCCATCCTTCTCACCACCTGCGTGCCCTTTCTGCTCATCGGCCGGCAGGCCCGCTACTACGCCCCGGGCACGCTGTTCGTCCTTTGGACCCTGGACGCCTTTTTGTCCGACTGGCAACGCAAGACCCTGCCGCTTTTGGCCATGTTCGCCGGCATGGCGCTACTCTTTCACGCCAACTACCTGCTCTTTTTGAGCTTCGCCCCAACGGCCCTGGCCGCCGCCTTTTTGGTCTATCCCGAGAAGTTCCACTGGAAGCGCCTGGGCTGGCTTGTGGCTGCCACCATCGCCCTGGTCATGGTCCCGGGCATCCTGCTCTACCGCATCGGCAGCCAAAGCGGCATGTTCGACGTGCTGCTCGTGCCCGAAAACCTCATGCTCTATTTCGCCGACCTGTGCATGTTCTGCCTGCCCTTGCCGGTGTCGGTCTATCTGGTCTGGCGCTGGCGGCGGTTTGCCCTGCGCGGCGAGCGTCCGGCCGATCCGGCCGAACGGTTCGCGCTGTTTGCCGCCGTGCTCATCGTGTTCAGCCTGCTGTTTCTGGGCCTGGTTCCCCAGCGGTTTTTCCGCTACATCGCCCATCTGCTGCCGCTGTGCGCCTTTTTGCTGGCCTTTTGCGTGCGCCGGCTGTGGAATTTCTCCAGGCTCTCGGCCGTCCTGCTCTTTTTTCTGCTGGCCGCCACCAACTGGCTGGCCGTTTATCCCATGGAGCGGCTCAAGATCGTCAACCGGCCCTGGCAAAACGATTTCCGGATGCTCACCTCCAACAATTTTCCGCTCAAGCTGTTCGTCACCGAACTGGTCTGCGGCTATCCCGACGTCAACGCCGCCATTGTGGGATTTTTTACGGCCAACGCCAAACCCGGCCAGACCATCGTGGCCGAATACGGCGACCTGCCCCTGCAATTCGCCCTGTCCGGGGTGCGGGTGCTGGGCGGCCTGCAAGGCCCCGTCCCCGAGGGGGTCAAACCCGACTGGGTGCTGCGCCGGCGGGTGGTGCGTGTCAACCGCGACCGGTTCCTGTTCGGGACCCGGGAATTCACCGACAGCCTGAACTTTGAGCGCGACTACGAGCGCGTGCCCGTGCCTTTCCCGGACGAGACCTTCGGCAACCGCACCGACGATCCCAACCATCATTATTTCATCGCCGTGGAACCGCCCCAAAAGGACCTCGAAATCTGGCGGCGGCGGGAGGGGGCGTCATGA
- a CDS encoding sensor domain-containing diguanylate cyclase translates to MRTIPFYKTIYFRFMAVFLVAIGPLVAVEHWLALAMFDDALAQGRSLLERAAYQAAAVQDAMAAQVRQTLEAAASDPALRDGPPEAADAVLARLAEALPFADNIHASDVSGEMRFSLVKPFAGTRVGGRRYFIEALRRGDFAMGEYVVGQITAKPSIHFAHSLLDASGTPSGVLGVAVGLDWYQSLFHRCGMPPGAFLAFFDRQGVLLTRYPPSPSLRPGDRFDALFSGQFAWGQSSGVFMAANPDGVETLYAYKTLSLERDGRDPYGVMFVGMAARDAQEAARSRALLAAGVSAGAVALAVAAAAVLCRLVFVKRLRVLADFADSLGGREACLLPPRFGDDEIGVLGRRLADLSEALQDKSEHLGEAMAKLARERDAMAETVEQLRLAEEELVRRADHDALTGLENRGCFVTRLGVEMARLRRQGEPFTLLILDIDDFKHVNDRFGHGLGDDVLRAVAGALRAGLRDIDGAYRVGGEEFAVILPATDGVSALTAAERLRRAVAALDIPLPDGLGAARVTVSLGAAEADPAMDAEKDLFAAADRALYAAKAAGKNRCILAGRENA, encoded by the coding sequence ATGCGGACGATCCCGTTTTACAAAACAATCTATTTTCGGTTCATGGCCGTCTTCCTCGTCGCCATTGGACCCCTCGTCGCCGTGGAGCACTGGCTGGCCCTCGCCATGTTTGACGATGCCCTGGCCCAGGGGCGCAGCCTGCTTGAGCGCGCCGCCTATCAGGCGGCCGCCGTCCAGGACGCCATGGCCGCCCAAGTGCGGCAAACGCTGGAAGCCGCCGCGTCCGACCCGGCGCTGCGCGACGGCCCTCCCGAGGCGGCCGACGCCGTGCTGGCCCGGCTGGCCGAGGCTCTGCCCTTCGCCGACAACATCCATGCCAGCGACGTCAGCGGCGAGATGCGGTTCTCGCTGGTCAAGCCCTTTGCCGGAACCCGGGTGGGCGGGCGGCGGTATTTCATCGAGGCCCTGCGGCGGGGGGACTTCGCCATGGGCGAATATGTCGTCGGCCAGATCACGGCCAAGCCGTCCATCCATTTCGCCCATTCCCTGCTGGACGCCTCGGGCACGCCGTCGGGGGTGTTGGGCGTGGCCGTGGGCCTGGATTGGTATCAGTCGCTGTTTCACCGTTGCGGCATGCCGCCCGGGGCCTTTCTGGCGTTTTTTGACCGTCAGGGCGTGTTGTTGACCCGGTATCCGCCAAGCCCGTCCCTGCGCCCCGGCGATCGGTTCGACGCGCTGTTTTCCGGCCAGTTCGCCTGGGGCCAGTCCTCGGGAGTGTTCATGGCCGCCAACCCGGACGGCGTGGAAACGCTGTACGCCTATAAAACCTTGTCCCTGGAGCGTGACGGCCGCGACCCGTACGGCGTCATGTTCGTGGGCATGGCCGCGCGCGACGCCCAGGAAGCGGCCCGGTCCCGGGCGCTGCTGGCCGCCGGCGTCTCGGCCGGGGCCGTGGCCCTGGCCGTGGCGGCGGCGGCGGTCTTGTGTCGCCTGGTGTTCGTCAAGCGGCTGCGGGTGTTGGCCGATTTCGCCGACTCCCTGGGCGGACGGGAGGCCTGCCTGCTGCCGCCGCGTTTTGGCGACGACGAGATCGGCGTCCTTGGCCGGCGTCTGGCCGACCTGTCCGAGGCGCTGCAGGATAAAAGCGAGCACCTGGGCGAGGCCATGGCCAAGCTGGCCCGGGAGCGCGACGCCATGGCCGAAACCGTGGAACAGTTGCGTCTGGCCGAGGAGGAACTCGTCCGGCGGGCCGACCATGACGCGCTGACGGGCCTGGAAAACCGAGGCTGCTTCGTGACGCGCCTTGGCGTCGAAATGGCCCGTCTGCGGCGTCAAGGCGAGCCGTTTACGCTGCTCATCCTGGACATTGACGATTTCAAGCACGTCAACGACCGCTTCGGCCATGGCCTGGGCGACGACGTGCTGCGGGCCGTGGCCGGGGCGCTTCGGGCCGGCCTGCGCGACATCGACGGCGCCTACCGGGTGGGGGGCGAGGAGTTTGCCGTGATCCTGCCGGCCACTGACGGCGTGTCGGCCCTGACGGCGGCCGAGCGGCTGCGCCGGGCCGTGGCCGCCCTGGACATTCCGCTGCCGGACGGCCTGGGGGCGGCCCGGGTGACGGTGAGCCTGGGCGCGGCCGAGGCGGACCCGGCCATGGACGCCGAAAAGGACCTCTTCGCCGCCGCCGACCGCGCGCTGTACGCGGCCAAGGCCGCCGGCAAGAACCGCTGCATCCTGGCCGGGCGGGAGAACGCCTGA